TGACGGTGAACGACGCCGGTGAGTGCGTGCTCGAAGCCGTGATCAAGGGCGACACGGTCCGCGAGGTGCTCGACTACGTGGAGTTCGACTCCAACCAGTTGGTGCGCCAATTGCGCACGGACGTCGAGCTGGCCGTCCGCGAAGGCCGGATCGATTTCCAGCAAGCCGGCCAGTTTCTCAAGTTCTACGAGGAAGGCCTCGGCGGCTACACGTACCTCGAAGAGCCGGAACACTAGCGCCCCGGCTCCCGTGGCACGTCAGACCCCGACCGGTTGGCGCAACCGGGCGCGTGGCCCGCGTTGCTCGGTGCGCTGATCGTGTACCGTGCGGCGGACCAGGCGCAGCACCTCGTCGGCAAACCGCGGCGCGGCAAACCGCTCGGCCTGCCGGCGCGCCAGATCCGGCAACAGGCGGGCCGTGCCGCTTTCCAGCCGCTCGAGCGCCGCGACCAGCGCGTCGACCTCGGGCGCGTCGAACATCACCGCCGTGCCGGGCGCCTGGTGTTGCGCGGGAATCAGCGTTTCGAGCGCTCCGTCGACCGCCAGGGCCACGACCGGCGCGCCGCAGGCCTGTGCCTCGACCGGGACGATGCCGAAATCCTCGCGCCCCGGGAAGATCAACGCGCGGCAGCGCCGCAGGTGTTCGCGGAGCGTGATCGCGTCGCACCAGCCGAGCCATTCGACGGTTGGTCCTGCGCGACGGGCCAGCTCGCGGCGCTGCGGCCCGGTGCCGACGATCTTGAGCCGGCGCCCGGTGCGCGAACAAGCTTCGATGGCCAGGTCGAGCCGCTTGTAGGGCACCAGGGCCGAGACGCACAGGTAGTAATCCTCGCGCTCGACCTCGGCCGGGCTGAAGAACTCGGT
This genomic interval from Pirellulales bacterium contains the following:
- a CDS encoding glycosyltransferase produces the protein MKIALVHDWLTGMRGGEKCLAALCEQLPEAPLFTLVHVPGTVSPTIAARPIHTSWLNRLPGVRHYYRGLLPWMRGAIRRFEIAEDVDCVLSLSHAVAAQFRVPSGVPHVCYCFTPIRYAWHLRDDYLRHAPRLARPLQQRLLDRVREDDRRGAAAVTRYIACSRTVSRRIAEAYGRASEVIYPPVDTEFFSPAEVEREDYYLCVSALVPYKRLDLAIEACSRTGRRLKIVGTGPQRRELARRAGPTVEWLGWCDAITLREHLRRCRALIFPGREDFGIVPVEAQACGAPVVALAVDGALETLIPAQHQAPGTAVMFDAPEVDALVAALERLESGTARLLPDLARRQAERFAAPRFADEVLRLVRRTVHDQRTEQRGPRARLRQPVGV